A window of the Octopus sinensis unplaced genomic scaffold, ASM634580v1 Contig16149, whole genome shotgun sequence genome harbors these coding sequences:
- the LOC115230691 gene encoding enoyl-[acyl-carrier-protein] reductase, mitochondrial-like gives MGIRYYTARLFNNFLRNLSNDSRAIVYHSRGDPIKVTQIDKITLPQIAPDELRLRVLMAPINPSDINMIQGRYGYLPSLPAVGGNECVAEIQQIGSNVKNFKIGDRVFPAEPGNGTWCENCNVKANEMIKLPVDVPSVVGASIVVNPCSAYRMVKDYGAQPGDYIIQNGATSGVGEAVIQFAKIFGIRTINVVRESTSDDIKQYLTDLGADYVITDKFLQSASMKNLIKDVGAPKLALNCVGGQSATELFRNLGQDGVMVTFGAMARDPPKIPMGKFIFLNLKIVGFWLTQWKAKNSNNEAYQLMLDDIFKFSVEGKFKAPRFKFFDFDDFKTPLEQIAAPGVSKGKSMLVMDRSYI, from the coding sequence atggGCATTAGATACTACACCGCACGtttattcaataattttctgAGAAATCTCTCCAATGATTCCCGAGCAATTGTTTACCATTCGAGAGGTGACCCCATCAAAGTTACtcaaatcgataaaataactctTCCACAAATTGCTCCTGATGAACTCCGTCTGAGAGTGTTGATGGCACCAATCAACCCCTCGGATATAAACATGATTCAGGGACGCTACGGATATCTTCCCTCCCTTCCGGCGGTGGGCGGAAATGAGTGTGTTGCCGAGATCCAACAGATTGGATCGaatgtaaaaaattttaaaatcggAGACCGAGTCTTTCCTGCTGAGCCAGGGAATGGGACGTGGTGTGAAAATTGTAATGTAAAGGCCAATGAAATGATCAAACTTCCTGTCGACGTTCCTTCTGTAGTTGGGGCGTCTATTGTTGTGAATCCATGCAGTGCGTATAGAATGGTCAAGGACTACGGAGCACAACCAGGGGACTATATCATCCAAAATGGAGCAACCTCCGGAGTGGGAGAGGCTGTTATTCAGTTTGCCAAGATATTCGGAATTCGAACCATTAATGTTGTCCGAGAATCCACTTCTGATGACATTAAGCAGTATCTAACTGATTTGGGTGCCGATTATGTAATCACCGACAAGTTTCTCCAGTCGGCAAGTATGAAGAATCTTATCAAAGATGTTGGAGCACCCAAATTGGCCCTGAATTGTGTCGGGGGGCAGTCGGCCACTGAATTGTTTCGTAATTTGGGTCAAGATGGAGTTATGGTCACTTTTGGTGCCATGGCACGGGATCCTCCAAAAATTCCAATGGGGAAATTCATCTTTCTCAATTTGAAGATTGTCGGCTTTTGGCTGACTCAGTGGAAAGCCAAGAATTCAAATAACGAGGCTTATCAGCTTATGTTAGATGATATTTTCAAGTTCTCCGTTGAAGGCAAGTTCAAGGCTCCTAGATTTAAGTTTTTCGATTTCGACGATTTCAAGACTCCTCTTGAGCAGATTGCAGCTCCTGGCGTCTCTAAAGGCAAGTCTATGCTTGTCATGGATCGTTCGTACATTtag
- the LOC115230693 gene encoding innexin unc-9-like: protein MVLPVLTYGVHAWYLYEDRDKHVDVLKKVRRRAIRLAYGLGFRTELSDAQESSLKGLSEVLEKIISGWQVRRIMSGRGKGGKGGKSGAKRFRKILIDNIQGITKPAIRRLCRRGGVRRISGKIYEETRSVLKIFIEQTVRDCISYTEHAKRKTVIAMDVVNALKRQAAYTDYAHSICWVKGTYFAPLGKRLPESNAEQQKTTLPYYQWIQFIFMFMAFLFYVPIVIWRTYSSNSGINLSKIIETCIKARDSVKVADKTRLAKSVSSEINDYVTDRDPPVSILTYILYFIKTVMMIGGRRKGNYLTIAYFVTKLLFLANIFLQLVLFNVFLGFQFQTYGPVLINEYFHGRELNESSYFPRVTYCDFTIREVNQEYRYTLQCVLQVNLFLEKIFLLVWFFYCLAGIYSCYYFFNWIYYFLYFPARLSYVTKYVKITGKEKTNVSDFVSKYLKNDGFFIIRMIGHNVDNITVDDILNACWTNYLESSRRTKNLHENFSKDFCVRRLKNQFEN from the exons atggtgttacccgtCTTGACCTATGGCGTCCACGCTTGGTACCTCTATGAGGACAGGGATAAGCATGTTGACGTGCTTAAAAAAGTAAGAAGACGAGCCATAAGGCTAGCCTATGGCTTAGGATTCCGGACTGAGCTCTCCGACGCCCAGGAATCATCCCTCAAAGGCCTCTCTGAGGTCCTAGAGAAGATTATTTCTGGATGGCAGGTAAGGCG AATAATGTCTGGACGTGGTAAAGGTGGCAAAGGAGGAAAGAGTGGTGCAAAACGATTTCGAAAGATATTAATTGACAATATACAAGGAATTACTAAGCCAGCAATAAGAAGACTATGTCGAAGAGGAGGTGTTCGAAGAATTTCTGGAAAAATTTACGAGGAGACACGTTCTGTCCTTAAAATTTTTATTGAGCAAACTGTTCGTGATTGTATTTCTTACACTGAACATGccaaaagaaaaactgttatCGCAATGGACGTTGTTAATGCCTTGAAACGTCAAG ccgCCTACACGGATTACGCCCACTCGATTTGTTGGGTGAAAGGCACCTATTTCGCCCCACTAGGAAAAAGACTTCCTGAGTCGAATGCCGAGCAGCAGAAAACAACTCTTCCTTACTATCAATGGattcaatttatattcatgttcatGGCATTCCTTTTCTATGTCCCAATTGTTATTTGGCGTACCTATTCTTCTAATTCTGGAATAAATCTTTCAAAGATAATAGAAACATGCATCAAGGCGAGAGATTCAGTTAAAGTTGCAGACAAAACACGTCTTGCCAAATCGGTTTCCAGTGAAATCAACGACTATGTGACCGATCGTGACCCTCCAGTCTCTATCCTCAcctacattttgtattttataaaaacGGTTATGATGATTGGAGGACGTCGAAAGGGGAACTATTTAACCATTGCCTACTTCGTCACCAAACTACTGTTTCTTGCAAATATTTTTCTCCAGCTTGTTCTGTTTAACGTTTTCTTGGGTTTTCAATTTCAAACATACGGGCCCGTTCTGATTAACGAGTATTTCCATGGCAGAGAACTTAACGAGTCATCTTACTTTCCTCGAGTGACATATTGCGACTTCACAATACGAGAAGTAAACCAGGAATACAGATACACACTGCAATGTGTGCTccaagtaaatttatttttggaaaaaatattcctccttgtttggtttttctattGTTTAGCTGGGATATACTCGTGCTACTATTTTTTCAATTGGATCtactattttctctattttcctgCAAGACTGTCATATGTCactaaatatgtaaaaataacagGCAAGGAGAAGACCAATGTCTCGGACTTTGTCTCGAAATATCtaaaaaatgatggattcttTATAATCAGAATGATTGGACATAACGTGGATAATATTACTGTCGATGATATACTTAATGCATGCTGGACAAACTATTTGGAATCGAGTCGTAGAACAAAAAATTTGCATGAAAACTTTTCTAAAGATTTCTGTGTTCGTCGTCTCAAAAATcagtttgaaaattaa
- the LOC115230700 gene encoding LOW QUALITY PROTEIN: dynein intermediate chain 3, ciliary-like (The sequence of the model RefSeq protein was modified relative to this genomic sequence to represent the inferred CDS: deleted 1 base in 1 codon; substituted 1 base at 1 genomic stop codon) has translation MEITYVYTKTRAEFGKQCIFTDKNPELIVDIKPKPEDKENFIEFNYCDKEVNHIPEISEHEVNTESFRTNNTGINHVEGGWPKDINCEDVDQIQRFRKKVEKDDVYITSVRNLSIPAAKITNYFRDPNGKDRVVSSISWNPTDSKKIVAAYRFWDTRKGTTAVDYTRVEVSHKDPVYGAIWINSKSGSEFFTASTDGCVYWWDTRKLTDPVDIIYLDTTKKQDPTKAIGATCLEYEPTIYNLXTFQPTKFMAGSEMGSVILCNRKGKTNAEKVVSVFNGHKGPIYSVKRNPFYPKQFLTVGDWTARTPHGVLQDREFSLQREWTVSLMFGIFVLIIPIVLYPSKFYFYNNLKLDESALHSLQINETGKCAVSGSASGNIAFLEFSDSIYALQKSEKNTVSSIFERETKRMKIYESRQKELRFRAKSPHSTNPVHI, from the exons ATGGAAATAACATATGTCTACACCAAGACACGAGCTGAATTCGGGAAACAATGTATATTTACAGACAAGAACCCGGAATTGATCGTCGACATTAAACCTAAACCAGAAGACAAAGAAAACTTCATAGAATTCAACTATTGCGATAAAGAAGTGAACCATATTCCAGAAATATCAGAACACGAa GTTAATACCGAGTCGTTCAGGACGAATAACACCGGAATTAATCACGTTGAGGGTGGCTGGCCAAAGGACATCAATTGTGAGGATGTCGACCAAATACAACGATTTagaaaaaaggttgagaaagacGACGTTTATATTACATCAGTCCGCAACCTTTCAATT CCAGCCGCCAAAATAACAAACTATTTTCGAGATCCCAATGGAAAGGACCGAGTCGTATCCTCAATTTCCTGGAATCCCACCGATTCTAAAAAAATCGTTGCTGCGTATA GATTTTGGGATACCCGAAAAGGGACAACTGCTGTGGACTATACACGGGTAGAAGTGTCGCACAAGGATCCAGTCTATGGGGCAATCTGGATAAATTCAAAATCCGGAAGCGAGTTTTTCACAGCTTCCACGGATGGATGTGTTTATTGGTGGGACACAAGAAAACTAACGGACCCCGTGGATATAATATATCTTGACACTACTAAAAAACAAGACCCGACGAAAGCTATAGGAGCCACCTGCCTGGAATATGAACCGACTatt tataatttataaacatttcagCCAACTAAATTTATGGCGGGTTCTGAGATGGGTTCAGTAATTCTCTGCAATCGGAAAGGGAAGACAAACGCAGAAAAAGTCGTCTCCGTGTTTAATGGACATAAGGGACCGATTTATTCAGTGAAAAGAAATCCGTTCTATCCCAAACAATTCCTCACTGTGGGCGATTGGACTGCAAGG ACGCCGCATGGAGTCCTACAAGACCGGGAGTTTTCTTTACAACGAGAGTGGACGGTGTCCTTGATGTTTGGGATCTTTGTTTTAATCATTCCAATTGTGCTTTATCCatcaaagttttatttttacaacAATTTAAAGCTGGACGAGTCGGCTCTGCATAGTTTACAAATAAACGAAACAGGGAAATGTGCTGTTTCAGGATCGGCTTCGGGAAATATAGCATTTTTGGAGTTTTCAGATTCAATCTACGCACtccaaaaatcagaaaaaaatacagTTTCATCC ATATTTGAACGGGAGACAAAACGCATGAAAATATATGAATCCCGGCAAAAAGAACTGAGATTCCGTGCCAAGTCACCTCATTCGACTAATCCAGTACATATTTAA
- the LOC115230692 gene encoding beta-1-syntrophin-like, with protein MTCLKSKVIVSAFPKSTISYAELHDSTLSLQWTCKKSRPIIRKIYAIPDKFYGLGIVVKGGSKSNFPLIVTQIFKNSVFAKKGELQVGDVILSVNGNNIEDSIHSDAVSCIKACKTFVIIDVMSIRYLNWEKRNRAFNVLFWNLSQFPVAKNNEFSISLSGCRVIDHHDNVLVIESSQSKKNLTIKFPFAIVCTKWVHGIIFESSKTQLYNKICSIESSKNQLSHNSSIYILTWLYMKVATPAGVVKKPVSFVVTDKNVYVNDNIHKIEDLSNEITNCNSVINCRYIHNYKFSLTSKRSSSLCIVMKQASILGIKRTELLAIDANEKKQIISGFIKAVTGAINMEYSYCWGRFIGYIHE; from the coding sequence ATGACTTGTCTAAAAAGTAAAGTTATCGTGTCTGCGTTTCCAAAGTCGACAATTTCTTATGCCGAGTTACATGATTCGACATTATCTCTACAATGGACTTGCAAAAAGAGCAGACCTATTATTCGCAAAATTTACGCTATCCCTGACAAATTTTATGGATTGGGAATTGTCGTGAAGGGAGGCTCGAAATCAAATTTCCCGCTCATCGTCAcccaaattttcaaaaatagcGTCTTTGCAAAAAAAGGAGAACTACAAGTTGGTGATGTGATTCTTTCCGTAAATGGAAACAATATCGAGGACAGCATCCACAGTGATGCCGTTTCCTGCATTAAAGCTTGCAAAACATTTGTGATTATTGATGTGATGAGCATAAGATATTTGAACTGGGAAAAAAGAAATCGCGCTTTCAACGTTTTGTTCTGGAATTTATCTCAATTTCCAGTCgcgaaaaataatgaattttcaaTATCTTTATCTGGGTGCCGAGTGATTGACCATCACGACAACGTTTTGGTTATTGAAAGTTCCCaatcaaaaaaaaatcttacGATAAAATTTCCTTTTGCCATAGTTTGTACGAAATGGGTACATGGAATCATTTTTGAGTCTTCGAAAACACAActctataataaaatatgttcCATCGAGTCTTCAAAAAACCAATTATCTCACAACTCTTCAATATATATTCTCACGTGGCTTTACATGAAAGTGGCCACCCCCGCTGGAGTGGTTAAGAAACCTGTTTCTTTTGTGGTCACAGATAAAAATGTTTACGTTAACGACAACATTCATAAGATTGAAGATTTATCAAATGAGATTACAAATTGTAACTCTGTTATCAATTGCAGGTATATTCACAATTACAAATTCAGTTTAACATCTAAACGGTCTAGCTCTTTGTGCATTGTGATGAAGCAAGCTTCAATCTTGGGAATAAAGCGCACCGAATTACTAGCGATCGATGCGaatgagaaaaaacaaataatttctgGTTTTATAAAGGCGGTTACTGGGGCTATAAATATGGAATATTCTTATTGCTGGGGTAGATTTATTGGTTATATTCACGAATAG